The Sciurus carolinensis chromosome X, mSciCar1.2, whole genome shotgun sequence DNA segment AGAAGAGAGTTACACAGAGTTTGGTAGTTCCTAAGAGACAAAGGTCACCTTCAAAAGCTGGAGTAGGTGGTAGGATGGTAGAAGGTTGATAAAGCTGGTGTTGGGGGCAGAGGGCTTGACTCTATGCAGTTATGAAGTTTGTTCCCTTTTCCTACTGTAAGTAATTCAAAATTAAGTTGACAACTTTGTTCTGATGCTTCTGTCACTTTCACATCTCCAGGGTTTCCATTCTGTTGCCACAATGTATTTCTGAATCCTTCTGAGCAAAAGTGCAGTCCTGTCAGACCTCATTCATATAAACAATTTCATTGTCCCCTTACTTTATGTATTAGTGTACAGGCAGCTGAAGCCTTAAGTTATGTCTTGAACAGCTTATATCCTATCTTATCACTTGAAAGTAACTGGATGGTATTTCTCTGTGTCACATATCTTGTCCACCAAAGTGTTTGACTTATCAGTGTGTTTTCTTCCTGAGTTCCTTCAAAGGAAATTCTTCATCAATTTGATTAATTGGCAGTAAAACAcatttcaaaagtaattttttgCAAAGAAATCACCATTCTACCATTGTAAACAATGTTCACAATCTTTATCAGCTAAACCATAGCATCTTTCTGCTTTTTGTGTACTCCTTTTTCAGAAAAAGCTAACTATCAACTAAAATAAGGCATGAAGATTCTGCTTCTATGCCTGAGTTTTTAGTTTTCTACCCTGACAATATGCAGGGTTGACTGGAATGGAGTTAAGGAACCCAGCCAAGAGGCCATTAGATAAACCAAGCAAATAGAGATGACAATGCAGAAGGGATTTTGTTATGTCTCCCAGTCCCAGAATGAACTCTTGGATCATTATCTATTGTTCCTCATATCTTCCTTCTCTGCCGCCTTTCCTGTGCCTCTCTTTCCCAGCTGCTCTCTGTCTTCTCCAGACCCTTCTGGGTGATCATTTCTCATGTACCATTTGTGTCACCTGATCATCAGCCTGCCTGTTCACCTCTCCTTGTTCTCATCCTCTCTTGAAACAGCACAGCCAACTCTGAGGGTTGTTGATGTCATGAATGCCGTTGGGGCCAGGTTTCCATCCCATGGTCCTGGTCCAATTTccccttttgtattttctttcagattgGGGAACAAGACCTGAGGCTAGGAATCAACTTTCCAGCAGGACATTTCTGAAGACGGTTCATTCCAGGGAACACTGATAGAGAGAATGGCAGGGAAGAGTCCCTGGGACTCTATGTTGTGTGAGACCTGGGGGTATGAGGGCCACTTAGTGAGATTTCCCAGACAAACAGGAATAATGCCCAAGAGAAATTCCAGGGAGGACAGCCTCAATGAATGCAGTGATTTCCAAGGACGCTTCAGCCTCCAGTCGTCCTGGTTTCACAGCCAGGAATTCCTACACAAGAAAGTCTTAGGACATATGACCCACATGTAGGGAGCCTAGGCCCAAATTTAGACCTGATTACTCAGCAGGGCTTCTTTATGGAAAAGAAACCTTGGCAGTGTACCCGAAAAGGGAACTCCTTCCAGGACCATTCCACCTTCTTTGGCCATCAGGAAAGTCACACTGGAGACAAACCCTTTACATGCAAGGTctgtgggaaggccttcagccAGAGCTCTTCACTTAAAAAGCATCAGAGgtctcacacaggagagaagccctttaAATGTAGtgagtgtgggaaggccttcagccAGAGCTCCTTGCTCATTGACCACCAGAGAATCCACGCCGGTGAGAAGCCCTATGAGTGCCACGAGTGCAGGGTGTCCTTCACCAAGAGCACACACCTGACCCAGCACATGCGCATCCACACCGGGAGAAGCCCTACACCCGTGGcgagtgtgggaaggccttccGCCGCAGCACGCACCTGACCCAGCACCGCAGGACCCACACAGGAGAGAGGCCCTACGAGTGCCGGGAGTGCAGGAAGGCCTTTAAAGATGCCTCCTCCCTCACTCGTCACGTGCTGATTCACACGGGAGAGAAACCCTGTAAGTGTTCCGACTGCGGGAAAGGCTTCAGCGGCCTCTCGGGGCTCGTTCAACACAAGAGAATTCACATGGGAGAGAAACCATATGCCTGCCCCGGGTGCGGGAAGGCCTTCAGCCAGAGCTCATCCCTGATCAAACACCTGAGGTTTCACACGGGGGAGAAGCCTTTTCAGTGCAGCGAGTGTGAGAAGGCCTTCAGCCAGAGCTCGTCACTCATCCACCACCAGACAGCTCACACCGGAGAAAAGCCCTCCCGGTGCAAAGAGTGCGGCAAAGCCTTTGGCCAGGGCATACACCTGACTCTTCGCATCCACATTGGGGAGAGGCTGTATGGgtgtaatgaatgtgggaaagcacATCTCTCATCGACCACCAACGcatccacactggagagaagccgtACGAGTGCAACCtctgtgggaaagccttcacccAGAGCTCATCCCTCATGAAGCACCTGCGCAcgcacactggagagaagccctatggcTGTCCagagtgtgggaaggccttcagcAAGAGCTCATCCCTTAAGCAGCATCTGAGGTCTCACACAGGCGAGAAGCCCTACGAGTGCCACGAGTGCTGGAAGGCCTTTACCAAGAGCACGCACCTGACCCAGCACATGCGCATCCACACCGAGGAGAAGCCCCACAAGTGTGGAGAGTGCTGGAAGGCCTTCCGCCACAGCACGCACCTGACCCAGCACCGCAGGACCCACACTGGGGAGAGACCCTATAAATGTGATGAATGTGGCAAGGCCTTCACGGACACCTCGTCCCTCTCTAGGCATCTCTTtgtccacactggagagaaaccctacagaTGTGGTAActgtggaaaagccttcagtGGCCCCTCAGGGCTGGTTCAGCATCAGAGAACACATACAGGGGAGAAGTCCTATGAATgcacagaatgtgggaaagcctttagcAGAAGTGCACACTTTATGGAACATCGtggaattcacactggagagaaaccccacaaatgtaaagaatgtgggaaggccttcagccAAAGCTCACACCTTTCAAAGCATCTAAGGACGCATACTGGAGGGAAGCCCTATAAATGTAAACAGTGTGAGAAAGGCTTCAGCTGGAATTCTTCCTTCACACATCATCAGAAAACTCATTCCAAAGAAGAGTCCTAGGGATGTTGTAATTCCTTCAGTGAATCCTCAGACTTGGTTCAGCAGCAAAGTATTCACTCTAGAGAAAGCCTATAAATGAGCAGAAGTGCTCTATGAGGTCTTCCCTGTAGGAATTACAGCCGAGGAAACTTCAACATTCCTTCTCACCCTGGGATGTGGTTGTAGGAAATGTTGCTTAGGATTGACTTCAATGCTATGTGGGTAGGACACCATTCCAAGTATATCTCTCTCCCCTGTAATTTAGAGGAAATCCAGGATTAAATCTTGTTGGGGCTTTGAAATCAAAGATGAATTTAAGTATAAATGTTGAGTATTAAAagtattgtttaaatatttacaaaagactCAGTTGGAAATTTTCAGAGCATGATGATCTCATGtgtagttattattgttattatttatttctgggcCTCTAGAAAAGGCCCAAGGTGACAGACACCAGAAGGGAACACAGCTAGAGTGATGCTGACAGTGGGTAGGGTTGTATAGTGTGAAAAGGGGCAGTAGGGAATGCTGAGAACTCTGGAtagagggggagagggaaagagaaacacGTTAGAAGGTtatgtggagtcctctggtctagaatttttcaaatgtttaaagtCACATAATATGTGTAACATTAAACATTTGGAAGAGTCTGGAAAAATTTATAGGGAATTCTTTGGTTCACGGCAAAGTTTTAAGTCAGTTTATATTAAGGCACCAAATTAGAGGTTGGGGATTGTAATACAGTTCATTGCTCTGTCTTTGTTCCATATCTAAGTAATAGTCAAATGGTATACCAAATTTCTTTTATTCCACATTTATTCTTACCAAGTTGAACACAAAGAGATCAAATTTAACATACATAAAAAATTTACCCTTTGAATAAATTCTTCTGTGTTCAATGCCAAGTTGGATCTCTCTTTTACTTGGTGTCCAAGGCAATCAGTTGTTTTCTCCATATCCAAGTGTCAACAGAACACCTTAGCAACTGTGGTTCTCCTGGTGGCTCCTGTTTTTCCTTCTGAGTTCATGCTTCACTTTGGCCCCCTACCAGGTTTTCATTGCCAGAATTCAGACATACCTGAGTTTGCCAAGGAAGTGCCAGTGCTGTGTTGCAGGTGAGAGCTGGGAAATGGGACTGATGCCTGCATTCAAAAACTTGCCAAGTTACTTCAATGTTGAGAGAGCCTATAGGGTAATGACTGACAGGAGAACAGGAGTGTCCCCTACCTTTGGATCTGTCAGGTTTGGTAAGAGATGCTAGTACTTCTCAACTTATCTGGTGCTTCAGACTTACTTGGAGAGGCttaataaaaatgcagattcctgggacCATTCCCAAGCTACCAAATTAGAATCTCCAGGGTTAGGCCCACTCTCAGAAATATACTTTAACAAGGGTCCCAGGACAATTTTGCTGTTCAACCATCAGAATACATACTGTATCAATGCCCAATATAGCCTTAAAAATCTTAATGTAGAAAATACATGTGCATGATACTCTCTTTTGATTCTGCAGGAGTTTCCCAAGTgaattttcctttggttttgttttattcagctCTTACCCTatttccaagaagaaaaataagaaagggggaacACAAATTATCATCTCTATGCTTCTTAGACAACCAGTCCCATATTTCCCTTCTTGCAttctgagaaaaaatatttaccactttTTTTCTATATGTAGTAGATATGCTAAACCACCCAAACAtctgttctctttccttcatCAGAGAACCCCAATTGTGCTCAAGTGATTCACAAGGCCAGTGGTTCTCAGGGGAGTCTGGGATCATGTTAGGTGTCAGAAGGTAGATTCCCCATTGCTCTTGCCAAGGATCGGATTAGGCCTAGAGATGTGAGGCACAGGAAAGGTATTAGAGGAGGAGTTCTTATTCCTTGCTGACAACTATGTGTTACAAAGTACTATAGCACTTGTGTCTTCACCATGAAGGAAGCTAATCAGGACACAGATGACTCATTAATGGTTGGAATTAATGGTTGGAATGGATGGAAAGAGCCTGGCTACTAATGACCTACAAGGGCGACTGTTTTAATAATCCTAGAGCTCCTGCCTCAGGACTTCAGGTGATGTGAGATAACAGAGCTTCCATATTGTTGGGACTACTGGGAAGTgggctttctctttcttgctacTGAAAGCCAAAGTATCTTAATCTCTTTTCTTAGGTACATCTATGTGTCACACACTGTACCAAGCATATgggaatttttctcatttattcttcctaAGGACTCTGCCTCAGATGGTACCCtcattcctattttatagatgaggaaatcagTGTTCAGAATGATGTAATAAATTGCCAAAGCCACATGACTAATAAGTGAAGGAACTTGGGTTCAAAGCCAGGTCAGAAGGAACCTAGTCTCTTGACTCTTGCCTTGTTCCTGGGAACCTGGTTGTCACCCTATCTGTCCTGGTTAGCTCCAGTGACAGACTTTGTCTCAGTGCCTATGAGTCCTCCCAGCCCTTGCTGGCCCACCATCAACACTCAAGCTTCCAGGCTACATCCTGTTCTTATTAACTAGACTATCCTGTTACTAGTCATATTAGCTTCCGAAGGGCTGCCGTACCAAGTCACCACACACTCAGTGGCTTGaataacacaaatttattctctcatagttTTAGAAGTCAGAGTTTAACATGGATCTCACTAGGCTAAAATCAGCAGAGCTGTGTTCTTTCTGGAGGTAGAatccatttccttgtcttttctagATTCCAGAGACTACttgcattccttggctcatggcctcTTCTTACAACTTGTAAGTCAAGGGTGTGGCATTTGCAAATTACTCTCTGACTTTGCTTCCATCATCATATTTACTATTACTCCGACCCTACCTTCCTATTATAAGAATCTTTGTGATAATAATACTTCCACATGGATAAtccaagaaaaatttttaataacatcTGAAAATTCCCCTCTACCACATGGGGTAACATTCACAGGTTCCTGGGATGAGCATGTGGACATCCTGGCAGGGGATGTCATTCTGTCTATCACACTAGTGGGCCTTGAAAGTACCCACACACCCAGCCTCTATAGACCCTACACATTTCTCTGGTGTGGATATCTATGCCCCCTACCTCCCTAATGTGACCTTTGATCTGGTAGATCGTTCTTACTCAGATCAGTGTTCTGACACCACATGTTAGAATGGGAAGCCTACCTACCACTCCTCATACAtacacaaaaggaagaaaaatgtaggTCCCTGGGAATGGTTACCAGCTGTGTCTTAGTCAGCTtgggttgctgtaacaaatataCCATAGACTGACTGGCATAATCGgcacacatttatttcttatggttCCAGATGCTGGGAAATCTGGGATCAGGACACAAGCAGATCTGGTGTCTGGTGAACACCCATTTCCTGGTTTCCCATCTTCTCAAATTCTCATATGGGGGACTACAAAAAGAGAGGAAGCACGCTCTCTCATGTCTCTTCGTATGAGGGCACAAATTGCATCATGATGACTCACCCTCAAGACCCAATCACACCCtaaaggccccatctccaaataaccatcacattggggattaggtttcaacatatgaattgtaagggaaaacaaacattcagaccatagcaggaAGTCATAGGCCTTATATAAAATGTCCTAGTGCGAGTATCGGCCATCTCTTGAAGTATATGAGAGTGGGGATGGGGGCTGCATCCTTGGTTTTTGTGATCTTAGGCCTGCCTGGGGTGGTGGGATAGGATTGTTTCCATCTGAAGATGTAGCAAATGCCTAAATCAGATAACAAAAAGTTGTCCTCTGGAAATGCTCTGGACTTGGAGAAGGCTCTGTGTGGCAGAAGGTATATGTTTGCCCCTGCTCTCGGGCTCCAGGTGGAAGTACCTGGGGAGGGGGTAGGGAGCCTCATTTCAGTCTTGACACTCTTTTATTTCCCCATTACTTATTACAATGTTCGTTTTTAAATTAAGGATTGTGCCTAATTAGAAGAACTGTTTTCCATCGCCCCTTCACCCAAGAACCATTTACCCCATCAGTCCATGGCCAGCCCAGCAAGGCATGTGACTTGCTCTGCACCCTTCCAGAGTTCCTAAAAGCTTAACTCCACAGCCTAGTTTATAGGTTTGGTTTCAAACTATGAGGGGACAGAAGCCCAGGGAGACTGACCTGGAGGTCCAGAGACAATTGACAAGGAAATCCAGGTTCTCTTTGGGTATGTTTAAGTGCTTGCAAAAGCAGCTGTTCATGGGATCTGGGGCTGCATCACAAGCTTTGATGCATTTAGATACTTCTTAACAAAGTACACTGTCAGATACTTGCCTGAGTGGCAAGTAACTGTGGCTGGCCATTAACAAAACCAAGATAATAACTAGGAAGCATGCCTCCCAAGCTGTGGTTCCTTccatcataatggactgagaagcAATAGCTTGACAAGCACCAGGACCTCTAGAATAGTAGAGATGGTGGAGCCTGGGAAATGGAAGCCTCATAGCCCAACAAATCTGATCATGAACCTGAGAGATTCAGACCCAAACTGTGCTCTGAAAGTTGGTGTTCCCTGAAAGTTCATGGCTAGAAATTAGGAGGTACTCTTAGAAGCAGAGTAGGGAGTTTTGAGGAAACTTGCCAGTCCTGAAAATATTGAAGGGAAGGGCAAGCCAGAAAAATGCTACAGACTTCTGTCAACATTTCTCTCAGTCCCATGGATAGGGTTAGTTGTGAACAGATGCAATGAGCTAGGTCATGGAGAAAATGGTGGAGTTGAGAATACCCTGATTTTAAAACTCCAGGTTTCAGTTAATTACCTCAGTTATctatatttgttattatataGCCAGTCAAGAAAATTAGTTGCATAGAGCTGACTCAATTattcaataagaaaaacatgcaatattttaaacaatatggTTTCTACTCTCTGGCTTCCCCTTTTTTTTCTAGCTGTCTATTATGTGCTGTTTACCTAAATATCTCTTCCCCTCTGTGATGACCAATCATCATTTCAACAACATAAAACATTCCAATGACTAGAAAGTGAGTTGATATTCagccccatttcacagatttATTGAAGCTATTGTTATATCAGCTTAAATGAGACCCTTGGTATTCATATGCCTGCATGGTACTTACATATCATCAAACAAGATATATGTGAGAAAACTAATATTTCAGCTATTGGTGCTTTACATTGTTATTCAGATTATCCCTAGCATGTATGGTTAAATAGATATCTAGGTCATACAAATCATGTAGAACTTTAATTCATTATTTCAACAAGAATTAGGAGAATTTTGTTGGGAAGAAGGCATTTTCAACctcatgtattcacatatataGCTCTAGTTACATATATTCAACTCTTGTGAGCTTCATAGGTAACACTAATCTATATGACTGAGTCAATATTAAAGTAATAAGAATTTAGCTTAGGAGATAGATATTTTCAGCTTCCTGTCTTTagtaattctaattaaaattagaTATCCTTATATAAACCCTACTTGAATGATTCTGACTCTAGTACTAACAATATGCCAGGAATTTGGATGAGAAGTATCTGCTTTTCCATTACCTGTGTTTAACAAGTAGATCAAGTTAGGGATAGTAAAATAGTTACATAGGTAACAATGATTATGATTAGAGTTAACATATTATTTCTACAATACATAACATCTATTTTCTAAGACTTTCTAGATAACTAGTAATATGGGTACAAGGATTTACCTATAGTATtaatatattattccaagaagTGATAATAATTTAGAGTTGAGAACATTGTTTTTCAACTTCCTTTATTCAACCTAATTTCCTAGATATCAATACTCATCTAATAAACTAGTTACTTAGGTCCCACTAATTCCTTATAGAACTAATTAAGAAACCAGAAATAGGAATTCATCCCTGGGGAAACTGCAGTAGTAATTCAGCACTTTCACTTCAGCTATTAATGTAACTTGTGTATAGGGCTGACTATGACTACTCATTTGGTCCCACACGAGACATTAAGCATTAATTTCATTATTCTAAGATGAATTAGGTCTTAATAAGAATGTGTCTGACCCTTCTACTCTTTCACAATCCACCCTAATGTTATTTTCCATCAGAAAAGAGTAAACAGTGTACTTCTCAGTGATGCCATTGCCACCACACCAAGATGTTATTTGTTCTGGCAGTGTCATCGCCGATCTCCAAGGACAGAAGAATTGTGCAGTAGGACCTCTGGTCTCACATAACAAATCATATCTAATATTCTACCCCATTGTTAAAGCCAACTCCAGTGCCACCATCTTCTTCCCTGGCTGTTGTTGTGCAGGTTTGAAGCTGCATGTAGGTCTCCCCTGGGTCACAGAAACCCTGTCACAACTCTGTGCTTGTGAGCCAACAAGTCCTCCCCTACACGGAATGATATTCTATACCGTGCCTTGGTTTGGCATCCCCCAAATCCATCCCCACACGCCTTCTCTCGTTCACAGAAGAACGTTTCAGCCAGGCCCTGCGGTTCAACCCAGGGGAAGGCATCTCCCGCCCACACAGGAACTGCACTTCCCTCCCCTGCTGTGATGGGCTGTGATCTTACCCGCTCACGCTTTACCCTAGTCGTGAGTCCCACAGCAGGGGCAGTCAACAGGACGGATGCCGCCCAAGACGAGCAACATCTCTCCAGGTGGCTCCCTTAGAGATGGTCTTTGTGGCCGACAGGAGTAGGTAAGTTGCTCCCCAATTCGCAAGGAATAGGGGATTGCCCATGCCAGGGTGACggcttggggggggggggttctggGTGCTCCAAATTCTCCTGCTCATCTGCTTTCTAGGTCTCAGGGCTCCACTCCGCCCTCGTCAGTTCCCCACACGGAAGTGGAGACCTGTGTGCGCAGCGCACACCGTCTCTCTGCAGCACTGCCAAACGGCCATTAGTGCCGGGCCTGGCCTTCAGCAGTGTGCCTCACGACTGGAGGAGGAACCATCCCCTAAACATAGGGGTTTATGATGGGTGACAGGTGGGACTACGGCATCACACAAACCCACCAGTGATGGAGATCCAGCAGGGACCCTGACTCAAAGAAGAGAACAGGAGCTCACTTGAGACATGAGCACCTCTCCTGGATAAATGTGCCAGTTGCAAATGAATGTGAGAGAGACCAAGAGAGACCagctcccctcccttcaccccaACCCACAGAAATCCACCACCTGAGAAACACGGGGAAAGGTGGGCCTCTGGATTCAAATGAAGGCAGGCAGCCCGTGCGGCTGGTGACTACTTCTCGCCAACAGGATGAAGTAGCACATCCCTGTCCCTCAAAAGGGAGGTCGTCACTTGGGTCACAAGACTCCCGTCCCTTCCTACGGCACCTGAAGTAAGTCTACCTTTGGAGCAGAGTCTCAAGTCACAGCTCACTTGCTCTCCTGACTTGGGAATGAGGGAAAGTAAAGGGAAATATTAGAACCCAGATGCTAACATGGCCCCAGCAGAAAGCTGCAGCTGGGTGGTAAGTTTGCCTTGGAGAGAGACAGGgtcatgcagaagctagagtgtGCTGTCTGGGTGAAGGGGTCTGCACAGAGGGCCGAAGCCTATGATTCCCGGGAGCCCAAGGGTCTTGGGGGCCCCAGGAGGCTGCTCTCTGTCAGGCAGAGTCCACAGAGAGGTAGGGCAGGCCTGACACCTGTATGATTTGGAAGGGCCACATCTCAAATTATGCAACGTCAACCATAAACGTGACATTTATTCGGAATGAGCCGGGAATTCACAATGAGCCTTCAAAACGACAATAGCCACCATGATGACTTCCACGGTATCATTTTGTGGTGAGTGTGCTTATGCGCTTTCGTGGGTGCTCCATCTGAGCTGTGGTACAATTTCAAGCGTGGCGCAGCAGGGGTCGGAGGGGAAAGACACGACGGTTTAACTGTGACTCCAGACAGCCACCTTGCAAGTCTGACAAAAGCACCTGCCAGGGGAGCACACGGCATAGCCTCAGGAGAACAGGGGACTTCCTCCAACAGCTACCAACCCACTCAGGATCCCGTCAACCCGCAATGCTTTACTCATGTCAGGTTTTCAACGTGAACTGGTTTTTCTCACGTGTATTCTCAGAAAGGCGTTTGGCTTCAAGATAGTATCAGAGTTTGTGGGCTTGCACACATCTTTCGAGGGTGTATGTTTAATTACATTTGGACGATGGCCAGGTGGAGCCGAGCAGAGGCTGTTTCTATCTTCCGTTTGCAACTTGGCAGCCCCGGTACTGGCACTGTGCCAGCAGCCTGGAAGGACTGACCCAGTCTGCATTTCTGCCGTGGGAGCCTGCTGACCCGTGAGCAAGTCAGGGGATACGCCTTGAGACAAACGTCTCCGTTCCAGGGCAGGTGGGATCCAGAGCAAAGTGCTTTCTGTCCTGAAGCTCATCCTCAGCAGATGGGCCCCTTTCCCAGGTGCGCAGTGGCTGGCCCGTGCACAGAATGACTAGCTGCAGTCTACCTGGGGACGGATGGCCACGTGAGGAGGATCCAGCCGCTGCCAGCGATGGGAGGGGGCCTGAGGCCTGTGTGCTTCAGGAAGCTGC contains these protein-coding regions:
- the LOC124971696 gene encoding LOW QUALITY PROTEIN: zinc finger protein 420-like (The sequence of the model RefSeq protein was modified relative to this genomic sequence to represent the inferred CDS: inserted 1 base in 1 codon) encodes the protein MEKKPWQCTRKGNSFQDHSTFFGHQESHTGDKPFTCKVCGKAFSQSSSLKKHQRSHTGEKPFKCSECGKAFSQSSLLIDHQRIHAGEKPYECHECRVSFTKSTHLTQHMRIHTGXKPYTRGECGKAFRRSTHLTQHRRTHTGERPYECRECRKAFKDASSLTRHVLIHTGEKPCKCSDCGKGFSGLSGLVQHKRIHMGEKPYACPGCGKAFSQSSSLIKHLRFHTGEKPFQCSECEKAFSQSSSLIHHQTAHTGEKPSRCKECGKAFGQGIHLTDHQRIHTGEKPYECNLCGKAFTQSSSLMKHLRTHTGEKPYGCPECGKAFSKSSSLKQHLRSHTGEKPYECHECWKAFTKSTHLTQHMRIHTEEKPHKCGECWKAFRHSTHLTQHRRTHTGERPYKCDECGKAFTDTSSLSRHLFVHTGEKPYRCGNCGKAFSGPSGLVQHQRTHTGEKSYECTECGKAFSRSAHFMEHRGIHTGEKPHKCKECGKAFSQSSHLSKHLRTHTGGKPYKCKQCEKGFSWNSSFTHHQKTHSKEES